The nucleotide sequence CAACCACTGGGCAGGAGCCGACCTGGAGGCGATCCGGCGGCTGGGCAGTACGTCGGGCGGGGTGGTGCCGGTGCCGGAGCCGGCGCCGACACCGCAGCCCCCACCGGAGACGTGGCCGATAGGCGCGCGGCCATGGCTGTGGCGCGCCGCGCCCTTCGTGCAGCGCATCCGCGCGGAACGCCCCACCATCCACGCCATCACCAACCTGGTCACGATCCAGCGCGTCGCCTCGGCCGCCCTCGCGGTCGGGGCGGCACCGATCATGGCCGATGCACCGCAGGAGGCGGAGACGCTCGCCGCGGCTTCCCGGGGTCTGGTCCTCAACATCGGCACGCCCGACGACCTGCACCTCGAGGCCATGCTAAGGGCGGCCCAGGCCGCCTCTCGGGCCGGGATCCCCATCGTGCTCGACCCGGTCGGGGTGGGAGCAACGACGCTACGTCAGCAGCTCGTCTTGCGCCTCATCACCACGGCCCGCCCGTCCGCCATCAAGGCCAACCTGGCCGAAGGGATGGCACTGTGGGAACTCCTGCGCGCTCGCGAGACGGGTCAACCTGCCGTCGAGGTACGGCAGGCTGGGGTGGAGCCGGCGTTGCTCGGCGGTGCCCCTCGGCCTTCTCTCGAGCAGATACGGGACGTCGCCGCTTGCCTGGCGCGCCGGCTCGAGTGTCTGGTGGCCATCACGGGCCCGGTTGACGTGGTATCCGACGGCGCACGTACGCTCGAAGTGCACCACGGTCACCCGCTCATGGGCGATATCACGGGTTCGGGATGTATGGTGACCGCGGTCGTGGCAGCGTTCCTGGCGGTGGCCCGGCCCTACGAGCGCCTGGATGCGGCGGCGGCAGCGTTGGCGGTGTTCGCCATCGCAGGCCAGCGGGCAGCGGGCGCCGTTGCCGGGCCCGGGACGCTGCCGGCGGTTCTCCTGGACGAGCTGGACGCTCTGACCAGGCAGCCCGCTCGAGCCTTCGACCCGCGGCTCTACGTCATCACCGACTCCCGCCGCACGGGAGTCGCGGGCGTGGTACCGGCCGTCGAGGCAGCGCTGCGCGGCGGAAGCCGCGTCGTTCAGCTCCGGGAGAAGACGCTCCCGACACCGGCCCTGCTGGAGCTCGGGCATGCCTTGCGGGACGTGACTCGGCAGTACGGAGCCGTCTTCCTGGTGAACGACCGGATCGACGTCGCAAAGGCGGTACAGGCCGACGGCGTCCATCTCGGAACCGGCGACATGCCGGTGGAGCGGGCCCGGGCGATCCTGGGGCCCGAGTCCATCATCGGAGCATCGGTCGAATCGGCCGCCGAGGCGGCGGCCGCCGCGCGCGCCGGCGCCGACTACCTCGGGGTGGGCCCGGTGTACGCCACCATGAGCAAGGAAGATGCAGGTGCCGCTCGCGGCATCGAACTCGTCCGGCAGGTGCGCAAGGCCACGCACCTGCCCATCGTGGCCATCTCCGGCATCGACGAGAGCAATGCACCGCCGGCCATCGAGGCAGGGGCAGACGGTGTGGCGGTCATTGCCGCCGTCATGGGCGCGCCCGATCCCGAGGCGGCGGCACGCCGCCTGCTGGCCGCAGTCGAGCGGGGTCTCGCCCGGCGAGGTCTCGACGGGCATCGAGGAGGGGACGCGTCGTGAGCTTGAGGGGAGACGTGGGCAAGCCGGCCGCGACCGCGGCATCAGGGCCGCTCGGCCGGCTACAGGTTCCCGAGCCCCGCCGGCCTGACGACCGGGCCAAGGCCCCCGGACCGACGGCGGCGGTGGCGATCGGGGGACTCCTGGTGGCAGTCGGCACCGTGAGCGCTCATCTGATCTGGTTCCCGGCAGGGGTCGCGAGGGCGTTTCCCGTGCAACACGCCATCAACGTGCTGGCCGCTGTGATGCTCGGGCCGGGCCCGGCCATCGGGATCGCGGTCGCCATAGGAGTCCTGCGGAATCTGCTCGGAGCGGGGACGCCCCTCGCCTTCCCGGGGGCCATGATCGGGGCGGCACTGGCGGGCCTGGCGTTTCGGCGCACCGGACGGATAGCGGCAGCCGTCGCCGGAGAGGTGCTGGGTACGGGAGTCCTGGGGGCACTGGTGGCTTATCCGGTGGCGCGGTGGCTGCTGGGGCACGAGGCGACGGCGTTTTTCTACGTGCTGCCGTTCAGCGTCTCGTCGGCAGCGGGCGCCCTCACCGCCGCGGCGCTCCTCGCGACGTTGAAGCGTTCCGGGGTTTGGGGGAGCCGATGGCCATCCCTGCCACGTACGCGGCCGGACACCCGCTGCCTCCAGCCGACGCGACCGAGGCGTAGATGAACACCGCCAGGGTGCAGCGGGCAGCGGGCAGCGGGTAGAGCGCCCGCAGCAGGGGCCGAAGCCCCTGCTGCCGTTCAGCCGATTCCGTACTGCTCTTTCACGAAGGGGAGCAGCCCTGCCCGCTCCAGGTTCGCCAAAGGTGCGAGAAACGTCACCTGCACCACGCCCGGGTGTCGCCCGATTTCGATGGCCCCGGTGATGGTGGCGCGGTTGAGCACCTCGCCCGTGCTCATGCCCAGGAGCGTGGCAGCCCGCCGCAGCCCCACCTGGGTCGCACTGTTGAGATCCGGCCCCGTCCCGATGACGGAGATGGGAGCCGATGCTTCGACGTCCTGCAGGCCCCAGCGCCGGGCGAGCTCGCGGGCCCGCGCCTTTTCGGCGTCGGATAGCGGACGTGCCAGCGGCGGCAAATCCTCGACCAGCGGGAAGAGCACGGGGCCTTCCAACGATCGCCCCTTCAGCACCTCGACCTGGAGGGTGACGGACCCGGAGACGTCCATGGTGTGGCCGGCGATTTCCCCGTCGCCTTGCAGGGCGTGCATGTCGCCCACGTAGATGCCCGCCCCTGGCACCTTGACCGGCGCCAGGAGCAGCGCGCCGGGTCGGACGGCGTCGACGTCCATGTGCCCGTCGGTGCGAAGCTCGAGTTGCTCGACGGTCAGCGCGTACTCGTGGGGCGCGTTGACGAGCGCGGAGCCGAAGTCGCCGGCGTTGTGCGAGTCCGGCATCCGGATGGCGGGCGTCGTCCCCAGCTGTCCCAAGAACGGCCGTAGACGCACTGCCACGCCCACCAAGTCGTGCGGTGCGAAGAGCAGGATGGGATGCTGCACCGAGTGGTCCGGGAGCGCCGCATAGCGTGCCGCTTCACGAGCGATGCGCTCGGCCGCCTCCTGGGGCACAGTCACTCCCACCGTTCGGGGCTCGTCGAACACCACCGTGTAGCCGTGCTCGATCTGAAAGGGGGTGACTGGCGTCCCGCACCGGGCACACCGCACGGCCTGCTGGCCGATGCCTTCCACCCGCGTCTCCGGGTAAAGGGTGCCGCAGCGGGGACAACGGGCGGCCACGTAGGGATCGCCGAGGTAGTGACCCTCCACCCAGACGTCGTGACCGGAGGCGGTTGCCATAGAGGTTACCGTGATGTCACGGATCCGGATGGCCACCGCGTCGCCTGGCTCGGCGCCCTCTACGTAGACGGGCTGGGTCACCTCGTGGCCGCCGCGAAGACGGGGCGTAATCATGGGGCCCCAACATCCCGGGGCCGTGTTGGCGATGATGGTGCCGCCGTCCTGCACCGGCCCGAGCATGGGGGCCCCGGGATCCAGAATGCCGTTGGTGAAGGTGGAAACCAGCACGGTGCGGCTCGCCGTGCGCTCACCTACCTCAATGCCCATCGCGATGCACCTCCCCTTCCTGGCGTCTAACGCCCGCCGGCGGCGGGCGTTAGCAAAGCGATCTCACAGGCGTCCAAAATCGGTTCGTCGCGGCCCAGCACCCTTCCATCAGCCACGACGAGGGCGCTTGGCAGGTGCGGGGCCAGTTCGGGGAATCGGCGGGCCACAAGCGTACGCAGCCCGAGGGCAGTAAGACCTGCTTCCACGTCCTGCAAGCGAAGGACGGGCTGTCCTGCGATCGCGGCCAGGGAGGGGCTGAGGCGAACGTGAAGGCTCATGACGGTTGACCTCGAGTGTATTCTATCCGAGTACAAGTCCGAGGGGCAAGGCACCTCGTCCCGGCCAGCTGTGCCGGCCCTCCTATCTGAGGGCCTGGCAAAGCCGGTCCCGCCGCCCGTTCGCCCGTGGCAGCCCCCCGGCAGCCCGCCGTCACCCACCCCGCGCAGGGTCTCGCCGGCGCCTCCTCTGCCGATGGCCCTTGGATCTCATGCTAGCCCGGCTCGCCGGGCTGCACAGCCACGGGCTAGGGGGCAAGCTCGACCAAGGTCCAGACCAGCAGGGCGTGGAGCACGACGTGGTTCGAGTCCGGGACGGGGTGGTCGGCGATGGGCGGGAGGAACTTGTGCGTGCGTCCGAACTGCCGTGCATAGCTCTCCATGGCCGCATCGCCGGCCCCGAAGAAGTAAGGGACCCACCAGTTCACGACCTGAAGCGCCAGCCAGGTGCCGTAGAACGCCTGGGCGACATGAAGGGCCTGCCTGTTTCCGCTCGCAGTCCCCGCGATCAACGCGGTCTGAACCGCGCCGACGGCAATGTCGAGGCCTCCCTGTGGGTTTCCGCCCGCGAGGTCGTTCCACGGAAACAGCGGGACCCACTCGACGATCTGAAAGTAGGCGAGCAGAACAATCTGGGGGATGAGCGCCTTCGCCACGTGACTCGCCGACATCGCTCCCCACCCTTCCCCGCGCGAGCCGCGGTCCGCCTGCAACCGGGGCCGAGCCTCACTTCAGCGCCTCGAGAAGCCCGGAATACAAGCTCATGAACTGCTGGTCGGCCAGCTTGTCCGGCGAGTTCCAAGTGGCACTGACGCACAGGTGCCGGCCGTCTTTGCTCACCAGCGCCGTGGTGAGGTTAAGCACGCCCGGCTCTGACCCGCCCTTGAAGGCTACCTGCGCCCACTGCTCAGCCCGAGCCACGCCAGGGTTGATACCCATGAAGGGCAGATCCCGCACTCGGTCCATGAGCGCGCACAGCTCCCGGGTCGTGAAGAACCACTCGATGTCCAGCGCGGTCGGCTCCGGCCCGAAGGCATCCTCCGACGGGAGGGGCATCCCGGCCATCTCCTCGACGAGCCGGTACCGCCCGCCTTCGTCCGCCGAGCGAAAGCGTGCCCGCAGCGCTTCGTTGCCGCGGGCCTTCAGGATGAACATCTCCCGGGTGCTCAGAAACGGCCGGTTCCGGGGAGAGATGGCCTCGACGGCCTCCCGGCCGACCAGCGCCAGCAGGGCGTCCGCCGCTGTGTTGTCGCTCTGGGAGACCATGAGGGCCGCCAGCGAGTACAACGTGAGCGGCGCCCCGCCGGGCCAGGTCTGCAGGAATCCGGACGGCAGGCTCCTCCACTCCGGCCGAAGCCGGACGACGGTATCCCACGACCACCGGCCCGCCTCGACCTGCTCTCGGAGCGCGGCCAGCACCGCCAGCTTGAACGCCGATGCCACTCCCATCGGTTGGTCCGGGCGCAGGGCCGCCCGCTCCCGCCCGTCTTCGACCACGATCAGGCTGACCTTGCCCGCCAATCGGTCCATCTCGGCCACAGCCCGATCCAGCCCGATGGCCTCCCGGCTGCGAGGCGGCTCGAACATCAGTTCCTCGAACCGGCCTTGCGCGTCGAGCTGAACGTGCGTCGGAAGCTCGCCGCGTTCCAGGACGACCAACCACTTGCCCGCCTCCCGACGCACCTCCTGCAGCTGGCCGAAGTTGCGAACGAGCTCGTCCACGATGGCCTCGATCTGGGACACAGGGAGCACGGCCAAGAAGCCCGGAGCAAACCACTCCGCCTGCACCGGCCGCTGCCGGAACAACCGCTCCAGCGCCGCCTGCGGGGTGGGGTTCTGGGTGAGGCCCTCGGAAGCCGCCTGCCGTGCCGGCGCGGGACGAGCGGCCACGGCGCTCACCCATGCGCACACGTCCTGGAGCGGCGCTGCGTCGATGGGCTGGAAATCGTCCTGTACCGTGCTCGGGGTCTTCCCGAGCGAATGGCCGAGCTCCGGATACCACTTCAGCGTCACGTCCGCGTTGCCCTGCGCTCGCAGCGCCTCGGCCAGAATCCTGGCTTGCGCCGGCGGCACGCTGGCGTCCCGTTCGCCCTGGAGAATCAGGACCGGCATCCTCAAGCGCGACGCCTGCTCCATCACCGGGGGCAACGCCCGATCCGGCGCGTACATGGCGAGAAAGCCATTGCCGAGCGCCGCGTCGATGGCCTGCTCGAAGCGTGCGGGCGTCAGCTCGGTGTCCAGCGCCAGTGCCCCGTCGCCGTCGGTATCCAGGAAGCGGTGGACGGCGGGCGTCTGCGTGGTGAAGAAGCTCGGGTCCACGGCAAAGCTGGCCGCCAGTTTCGCGGCCAGCCCCCCATCGCCGGCGAAAGCGCGTTGCAGCGATTCCCCGGTGATACGCCCGGATACCGCAAACGACTTCAGGTACGGCAGGCCGACCTCGACCGCTTGCCAGACGAACACGTCCCTCCAGGCCCCCACCACCGGCGCCTGCAGGATGAGGCCGGCGAGCTCGGGGTGCCTGGCGGCCAGGGCGGTGGCAACGGTGCTGCCTTCGCTCCAGCCGTAGACGAAGATGCGGTGGGGGTCGACCAGCGGGTGAGCCCGGGCGGCGTTGAGCACCGCTTCGGCGTCCTCGAGCATCTGCCCCAGCGTCAGGCCCTCGAACCGTTGGGTGTCGAACTGGCCGGGGCCCGCCACGTAGCGCTTGTTGTAGCGTACCGAGGCCACGCCGCAGCCGGCCAAGTGGTCGGCCGCGTCCTTGAAGATGTGAGAGAGCAGGACGGGACCTTGGGGTCCGTACTCCCAGGGGCTGAAGATCGTCGCGTCCATGTCCTGCGGCCCGGAGCCCCCGATCAGGACCACTGCGGGAAAAGGCCCCTCCCCGGTGGGCGGCAACAGCAGCTCCCCTCGGCTTCGAAAACCGGCGAACTCCAGCTCGAGCGCCGCTCGCCGGACCTCTGCCCCCTGTCCGCTCGCCGCGAAACCCTGCGTCCCCCCCGCCGACGCAGCCGAGGCCCACGCGCACCCCAGGACCAGCCCTGTACCAACCGTCCACCACAACGCCCGAAAAGCCCCGGGAAGCATACGCACCTCCTTGACGGCGCTTCGACACCACACGGGGATTGTCTCTATCTTAGCACCGTTTACACCGTGTTACCGAGCCTCTGCAACCGGGTAAACAGGCAAGAGGATCGCACCAAGTGGCACTTGACCGCCCGGGCAGGCCGGCATACCATGGGTGTAAAGTATGCTTTACATTTCCCGGGAACGAGGTGGGCCGCCATGCACATCGGGAGGCGAAGCCGGTGGTTCGTCACGCTCCTTGCCCTTGCCGGCGCCGCGGACCTCTTCCTGCTCGTCTACGGCCTCGCGGCAGGACTGCGGCCGGTCTGGGAGGGAGGGCTCCTGCTGCTGGTGCTGACGGTACATGTGGGTGCGCTGCTCTACGTGTCGGTCCTGGAGACCCGAGAGGCGGAGCTGGCCGGAGAGGAGCCATCGCCGCCCTCATGGTGGCGCCGGAAGTGGCGGGATGAAGGCGGCCGGCCGCTCCCCGATGTCCGCCGGGGCTTCGTCTTGCTCGGGTCGAGCGCGCTCCTGGTCCTCCTCGCGTGGCGCGGGCTGCTGCCGCCAAGCTGGCTCGCGGCCGCCTGGATTGCCATCGCCATCCTGGGGGGCCTCGGGCTCTTGTACCTCACGACCGACCTCGGCCAACCCGAGGCAGACCCATCCCGGGACGAACGGTCCGAGCGGATCCTGGACAAGGTCGGATACGTCACTTCCGTCGTCACGGGAGCGGCCCTGCTGGGGATGTTCGTGTTTTCCACGGCGACCGGCCACGACGACCCGGCACTGACCGGTTTGGTCTCGGTCTACCTGCTCACGGCAGGGCTTGCCTTTGCCCATTACTCCCGCAAGCTGTGAGGGAAGGCCACCGTGAAGAACCGGGTGCGCGAACTCCGGCTGGCCCACGGCCTCACGCAGCAAGAGCTCGGCCGCAAGGTGGGAGTGTCCCGCCAGACCATCAACGCGGTGGAAAACGGCCGCTTCGACCCCTCCGTCCATCTCGCGTTCCGGCTGGCCCGAGTGTTTCAACTGCCCATCGAGGAGGTGTTTCTCTTCGACGTAGACCCCGACCCTCAGGAAGGCACACAGCAAGGGCCGTAGAGCATCCGCGGACCCGGGGCCATCCGGACCTGCGGGATCGGGACGCCGACCGCATTCGCCCGGCCGGCCGGCGGTGCCCCTCCCGCCTTGCCGGGCTGGCTCTGGCCACCGGCGCTTCGGCCCGCGCCCGCCGGGGCCCCGTGGTAGAACCCGGGTAATGCCCTCGATCCTGTTTCCGTCACGAAAGGTGCGCACGGAATGCAGCCCATGCCACCAGCAGCGCGGTGACTACCCACAGCACGACGACGATGACACCGCCTGCCCGGCTGGCCGGCAGGACGACTCCTTTTGCCGCCTTCTCCCTGGCCTCTGCCATGACCGCCGGGGGGATCAGCCGCAGGGCAATCAGCACGCCGACGGGAACGAGGAGGAGATCGTCCAGTTGCCCGAGCACAGGAATCGGATCGGGGATGAGGTCGATGGGGCTGAGCGCGTAGGCGAGCACCAGCGCCGCCCAGGCCTTCGCGTACCAGGGGACCCGGGGATCCCGGTACGCCAGGAAAAGCGCCGCCGTCTCCCGTATCAACTGTCCCACGCGCCGAGTCCACGAGCTCCTCCACGCTACAGCCGGTGCGGGTGAGTTCCGGCGCTCTTGCCCCGCTGACGTTCGCATCGCCCGGCAACCCCCTGCAGCCCTGAGGGAACCTGACGGCTCTTGCTGTGTGCCTTCCTGTCGTCTCCTTCAGCCGCCGCCATTGCACCGGCGACTTCCGGCCTTCTGAGCACCACCGAGCACGGTTTCGGTGCGCCGCCGGTTCACTCCTGTTCGCTGCCACACCCCCTGGGCCGGCCTGCAAAACCTCGACTCGCCGGTTCGATTCCGACCGCCAGCTCCACGCTTGCGGTAGCCTTACGGCAAGGTCATCGTCCCGGCCTCTCGCCGTGGATGGCAAACCCCTGTCGTTTGGCTTCCGGCCCGTCTGGTCCGAAAGCCGCGCACCGGTACCGCTCATCCCGCATATCGCGGGAAAGGTGACGGCCATGCGGGAACTGTGCAAGGACATGGTCAAGGCCTTTACAGCTGTCTTCCCGTCGAGGGAGCCCGTGGTCGAGATCGGTTCCCTCCAGGTGCCCGGTCAGGTGGGGTTTGCAGACCTCCGGCCATATTTCCCGGGGCGCCAGTATATCGGCTGCGACATGCGGCCGGGCCCGGGCGTCGACCGGCTCGAGGACGTACACCATCTGACCTTCCCCGACGGCTATGCCGGCACGGTCTTGTGCATCGATACCCTCGAGCATGTGGCCAATCCCATTCAGGCCGTGCGGGAAATGCGACGGATCCTGGCGGCAGATGGAATATTGCTTCTGGTATCGGTCTTTGATTTCCCCATCCACGAACACCCGTACGACTACTGGCGTTTCACTCCGGACGCTTTCTGGCTGCTCCTCGAGGGGTTCCCGGTGACTCTGGTCGGGTTCCAGGGCCACCCGCTCGATCCCCACACGGTGGCAGGCGTAGCGTCCCGCTCGGAAACCCACCGGCCCCTGTTCGACCGCTGGGTCGCCGCCACACCCCAG is from Limnochorda sp. L945t and encodes:
- a CDS encoding alpha/beta fold hydrolase is translated as MVLIGGSGPQDMDATIFSPWEYGPQGPVLLSHIFKDAADHLAGCGVASVRYNKRYVAGPGQFDTQRFEGLTLGQMLEDAEAVLNAARAHPLVDPHRIFVYGWSEGSTVATALAARHPELAGLILQAPVVGAWRDVFVWQAVEVGLPYLKSFAVSGRITGESLQRAFAGDGGLAAKLAASFAVDPSFFTTQTPAVHRFLDTDGDGALALDTELTPARFEQAIDAALGNGFLAMYAPDRALPPVMEQASRLRMPVLILQGERDASVPPAQARILAEALRAQGNADVTLKWYPELGHSLGKTPSTVQDDFQPIDAAPLQDVCAWVSAVAARPAPARQAASEGLTQNPTPQAALERLFRQRPVQAEWFAPGFLAVLPVSQIEAIVDELVRNFGQLQEVRREAGKWLVVLERGELPTHVQLDAQGRFEELMFEPPRSREAIGLDRAVAEMDRLAGKVSLIVVEDGRERAALRPDQPMGVASAFKLAVLAALREQVEAGRWSWDTVVRLRPEWRSLPSGFLQTWPGGAPLTLYSLAALMVSQSDNTAADALLALVGREAVEAISPRNRPFLSTREMFILKARGNEALRARFRSADEGGRYRLVEEMAGMPLPSEDAFGPEPTALDIEWFFTTRELCALMDRVRDLPFMGINPGVARAEQWAQVAFKGGSEPGVLNLTTALVSKDGRHLCVSATWNSPDKLADQQFMSLYSGLLEALK
- the thiW gene encoding energy coupling factor transporter S component ThiW — its product is MSLRGDVGKPAATAASGPLGRLQVPEPRRPDDRAKAPGPTAAVAIGGLLVAVGTVSAHLIWFPAGVARAFPVQHAINVLAAVMLGPGPAIGIAVAIGVLRNLLGAGTPLAFPGAMIGAALAGLAFRRTGRIAAAVAGEVLGTGVLGALVAYPVARWLLGHEATAFFYVLPFSVSSAAGALTAAALLATLKRSGVWGSRWPSLPRTRPDTRCLQPTRPRRR
- the thiD gene encoding bifunctional hydroxymethylpyrimidine kinase/phosphomethylpyrimidine kinase; the encoded protein is MGYPRALTIAGSDSGGGAGIQADIKTFQMLGTYGTSVVTALTAQDTTGVHEVVELSPAFVMRQLEAVLSDIGADAAKTGMLASSAIIEAVARTLETRPELPLVVDPVMVAKSGDSLLDPGAVEALRTRLLPRATVVTPNVPEAQVLTGLAVRDVAGMQEAARQLVAMGARWALVKGGHLDTGDEVVDVLFDGRHFELLRHPRIRTVHTHGTGCTLSAAITAFIARGFHVDQAVRRAQRYMQSALEQARELGHGRGPTNHWAGADLEAIRRLGSTSGGVVPVPEPAPTPQPPPETWPIGARPWLWRAAPFVQRIRAERPTIHAITNLVTIQRVASAALAVGAAPIMADAPQEAETLAAASRGLVLNIGTPDDLHLEAMLRAAQAASRAGIPIVLDPVGVGATTLRQQLVLRLITTARPSAIKANLAEGMALWELLRARETGQPAVEVRQAGVEPALLGGAPRPSLEQIRDVAACLARRLECLVAITGPVDVVSDGARTLEVHHGHPLMGDITGSGCMVTAVVAAFLAVARPYERLDAAAAALAVFAIAGQRAAGAVAGPGTLPAVLLDELDALTRQPARAFDPRLYVITDSRRTGVAGVVPAVEAALRGGSRVVQLREKTLPTPALLELGHALRDVTRQYGAVFLVNDRIDVAKAVQADGVHLGTGDMPVERARAILGPESIIGASVESAAEAAAAARAGADYLGVGPVYATMSKEDAGAARGIELVRQVRKATHLPIVAISGIDESNAPPAIEAGADGVAVIAAVMGAPDPEAAARRLLAAVERGLARRGLDGHRGGDAS
- a CDS encoding helix-turn-helix transcriptional regulator, with product MKNRVRELRLAHGLTQQELGRKVGVSRQTINAVENGRFDPSVHLAFRLARVFQLPIEEVFLFDVDPDPQEGTQQGP
- a CDS encoding acetamidase/formamidase family protein yields the protein MGIEVGERTASRTVLVSTFTNGILDPGAPMLGPVQDGGTIIANTAPGCWGPMITPRLRGGHEVTQPVYVEGAEPGDAVAIRIRDITVTSMATASGHDVWVEGHYLGDPYVAARCPRCGTLYPETRVEGIGQQAVRCARCGTPVTPFQIEHGYTVVFDEPRTVGVTVPQEAAERIAREAARYAALPDHSVQHPILLFAPHDLVGVAVRLRPFLGQLGTTPAIRMPDSHNAGDFGSALVNAPHEYALTVEQLELRTDGHMDVDAVRPGALLLAPVKVPGAGIYVGDMHALQGDGEIAGHTMDVSGSVTLQVEVLKGRSLEGPVLFPLVEDLPPLARPLSDAEKARARELARRWGLQDVEASAPISVIGTGPDLNSATQVGLRRAATLLGMSTGEVLNRATITGAIEIGRHPGVVQVTFLAPLANLERAGLLPFVKEQYGIG
- a CDS encoding YkvA family protein, translating into MGQLIRETAALFLAYRDPRVPWYAKAWAALVLAYALSPIDLIPDPIPVLGQLDDLLLVPVGVLIALRLIPPAVMAEAREKAAKGVVLPASRAGGVIVVVLWVVTALLVAWAAFRAHLS
- a CDS encoding methyltransferase domain-containing protein, whose translation is MRELCKDMVKAFTAVFPSREPVVEIGSLQVPGQVGFADLRPYFPGRQYIGCDMRPGPGVDRLEDVHHLTFPDGYAGTVLCIDTLEHVANPIQAVREMRRILAADGILLLVSVFDFPIHEHPYDYWRFTPDAFWLLLEGFPVTLVGFQGHPLDPHTVAGVASRSETHRPLFDRWVAATPQTTWLGLRQASLDRGATSGGTTRLLDRGTAGPYAEGRRASSSGG